The sequence below is a genomic window from Candidatus Polarisedimenticolaceae bacterium.
GACTGGCGCGTCAGCCGGAACGAGGAGACGGGCCTGCCGAACTCCGCGATCAACGACGCGAAGAACGGCCGGATCGCCTCCGGTCCCCGAAGCGGTCCGTCCGGGGTGAAGAAGACGGCTTCCGGTGCGTAGTCGGCGAGCACGCCCTCGAGGTCGCCTTCTCCGAAACACTGCAGGTGCCGATCGAGAACTTCCTTGGGTGAAGCCATGTGTCGGGATCTCCTTTCCGAGGATGCAACGGGAGAAAGGATGCACGCGACGTCGTGCCGGGATCTGGCCGCCCGTCGAGAAGACATTGCCGATCGTCCGGAATCCGACGGAACGGCTGGAAACGGGGACGCTCCGACGGGAAGACCGCTCGGGCGCATCGCGGGGCAGGGGTCTATAGTCCCCCCAGCGCAACGAACGGGGCGTCCGGTCCGTCCGTTCGGGTAGGGGACCATGAGCTGGAGCGGCGACGAGGTGATCCGGAATTCCGCGCGGCTCGCCGCGCTCCGGAGAACCGCCCTGCTCGATTCTCCCCCGGAGGAGGCGTTCGATCGGCTGACACGCCTGGCGACGAGCATCCTGCACGTGCCGATCGCTCTCGTTACGCTCGTCGACGGGGATCGCCAGTTCTTCAAGAGTTGCGTCGGCCTTCCGGAGCCGGCGGCGTCGCAACGACAAACC
It includes:
- a CDS encoding nuclear transport factor 2 family protein → MASPKEVLDRHLQCFGEGDLEGVLADYAPEAVFFTPDGPLRGPEAIRPFFASLIAEFGRPVSSFRLTRQSFEGDYAYIVWTGETADNVYELASDMFVVRNDRIVAQSFAGKVTPKVQ